A region of Deltaproteobacteria bacterium DNA encodes the following proteins:
- a CDS encoding nuclear transport factor 2 family protein, which yields MAIDAATKLEINELLARSAYALDERDLAMLEACFAPNASLVLEIAGGTRPVRFDGRDEVLGLMRDSMAAQKDKRRHVTTNTMVVAEQGGEVSLVSNLTLTSVENGAIRLVTSGLYRDRVRNQGGRWVIVERRIDLDMAY from the coding sequence ATGGCGATCGACGCGGCGACGAAGCTCGAGATCAACGAGCTGCTCGCGCGCTCCGCCTACGCGCTCGACGAGCGCGACCTCGCGATGCTCGAGGCGTGCTTCGCGCCGAACGCGTCGCTCGTGCTCGAGATCGCCGGCGGCACGCGCCCGGTTCGCTTCGATGGGCGCGACGAGGTCCTGGGCCTGATGCGCGACTCGATGGCGGCGCAGAAGGACAAGCGCCGCCACGTCACGACGAACACGATGGTCGTGGCGGAGCAGGGCGGCGAGGTCTCGCTCGTGTCGAACCTCACGCTGACCTCGGTGGAGAACGGCGCGATCCGGCTCGTGACGAGCGGGCTCTATCGCGACCGCGTTCGCAACCAGGGCGGTCGCTGGGTGATCGTCGAGCGCCGCATCGATCTCGACATGGCGTATTGA
- a CDS encoding TonB-dependent receptor, with translation MKIRSLAARPSRALALATALAAQPLLAQAPAAPGDEEGLETITVIATRRDATDVQTTPVAVTAINDATVGELVTNDLGDIASLVPNFSTGKPAGFNAAAFAMRGVGQTSIIVYADAHVGVAVDDFVIPHIQTQALDLFDIEQIEVLRGPQGTLFGKNTTGGMVNVRTKRPVLGEWGFEFQQRIASFGRFEERFAANIPLGEMFALRASGAFIDSDGFYELGAEYGPVTSFDPLHPANGTTGQGNGKDAGGDDVFTGRVKLLFEPSENFRGVFTYELLDDSSDSPPVANGTKPGSGFLWNAFGLTRDSGNPIKHAATTDRDGLLLNMSKGHRVDVNGYYLNLDWDIGEYQLHSVTGYRKQDSRLPSTYTGEVGPNSLFDATRDDDRKTFQQELRLNGGFENLLGLRGDFVGGFFYQNDETEFCVLQVLGFLDLLGLGSAFFGDPTFFDNNPQILCNKQKAENWALFFDTTFNLTDQLSLSGGFRWTNERKRWAGRNQVFVFLLDGNPTLSDLGTPLAAADFDRFPTGVVRDREQWGEPTGRVTLAYDFENGIYTYFTYAHGFKSGAYNDQTGTTGVAITPLAAAPTDPEKADSFEVGVKLDLLDNRLRINAAGFYVKYSDAQRDLVADFGTFQETRFFNAAEVTAGGIELEWNAMLTDWLDLRGNFGWIESDYKKFEADTDFDGDVDIDLSDRDVNRSVPLQAAGDIIVHHALGSGEMRYSVGVDWEDEAPFVYNANQFRPDLDGITDRRTLLNASISFTDAEDRYFARVYGRNLTDEIYRVGELPVGALWTMSYYGEPRAFGIELGVKFRADD, from the coding sequence ATGAAGATTCGTTCGCTCGCCGCGCGCCCGTCGCGCGCACTGGCTCTCGCGACCGCGCTCGCCGCGCAGCCGCTCTTGGCGCAGGCGCCCGCCGCACCTGGCGACGAGGAAGGCCTCGAGACCATCACGGTGATCGCGACGCGTCGCGACGCCACCGACGTGCAGACCACGCCCGTCGCCGTCACCGCGATCAACGACGCAACGGTCGGTGAGCTCGTCACGAACGACCTCGGCGACATCGCGAGCCTCGTGCCGAACTTCTCCACCGGTAAGCCCGCCGGCTTCAACGCCGCGGCCTTCGCGATGCGCGGCGTCGGTCAGACCTCGATCATCGTCTACGCCGACGCGCACGTCGGCGTGGCGGTCGATGACTTCGTGATCCCGCACATCCAGACGCAGGCGCTCGACCTCTTCGACATCGAGCAGATCGAAGTGCTGCGCGGCCCGCAGGGCACGCTGTTCGGCAAGAACACGACGGGCGGCATGGTGAACGTGCGCACGAAGCGCCCCGTGCTCGGCGAGTGGGGCTTCGAGTTCCAGCAACGCATCGCGAGCTTCGGCCGCTTCGAGGAGCGCTTCGCCGCAAACATCCCGCTCGGCGAGATGTTCGCGCTGCGGGCGTCCGGCGCGTTCATCGACTCCGACGGGTTCTACGAGCTGGGCGCCGAGTACGGCCCCGTCACTTCGTTCGATCCACTGCACCCCGCGAACGGCACGACCGGACAGGGCAACGGCAAGGACGCCGGTGGTGACGACGTGTTCACGGGCCGCGTGAAGCTGCTCTTCGAGCCCAGCGAGAATTTCCGAGGCGTGTTCACCTACGAGCTGCTCGACGACTCGAGCGACTCGCCGCCCGTCGCGAACGGCACGAAGCCGGGCTCGGGCTTCCTCTGGAACGCGTTCGGCCTCACGCGCGACTCGGGCAACCCGATCAAGCACGCCGCGACGACCGATCGCGATGGCCTCTTGCTCAACATGTCGAAGGGTCACCGCGTCGACGTGAACGGCTACTACCTGAACCTCGACTGGGACATCGGCGAGTATCAGCTCCATTCGGTCACGGGCTACCGCAAGCAGGATTCCCGGCTGCCCTCGACGTACACCGGCGAAGTCGGCCCGAACTCGCTGTTCGACGCCACGCGCGACGACGACCGCAAGACGTTCCAGCAAGAGCTCCGCCTGAACGGAGGCTTCGAGAACCTGCTCGGCCTGCGCGGCGACTTCGTCGGCGGCTTCTTCTATCAGAACGACGAGACCGAGTTCTGCGTGCTGCAGGTGCTCGGCTTCCTCGACTTGTTAGGCCTCGGCTCCGCGTTCTTCGGAGACCCGACCTTCTTCGACAACAATCCTCAGATCCTCTGCAACAAGCAGAAGGCGGAGAACTGGGCGCTGTTCTTCGACACCACGTTCAACCTCACGGACCAGCTCTCCTTGTCCGGCGGCTTTCGCTGGACCAACGAGCGCAAGCGCTGGGCGGGCCGGAACCAGGTGTTCGTGTTCCTGCTCGACGGGAATCCGACCCTGTCCGATCTCGGTACTCCGCTCGCCGCGGCGGACTTCGACCGCTTCCCGACCGGCGTCGTTCGCGACCGCGAGCAGTGGGGCGAGCCGACCGGGCGTGTGACGCTCGCTTACGACTTCGAGAACGGCATCTACACGTACTTCACGTACGCGCATGGCTTCAAGAGCGGCGCTTACAACGACCAGACCGGCACGACGGGCGTGGCGATCACGCCGTTGGCGGCAGCGCCGACCGATCCAGAGAAGGCGGACTCCTTCGAGGTAGGCGTGAAGCTCGATCTGCTCGACAACCGTTTGCGCATCAACGCCGCTGGCTTCTACGTGAAGTACAGCGACGCGCAGCGCGACCTCGTCGCGGACTTCGGCACGTTCCAGGAGACGCGCTTCTTCAACGCCGCCGAGGTGACCGCAGGCGGCATCGAGCTCGAATGGAACGCGATGCTCACCGATTGGCTCGACCTGCGCGGCAACTTCGGCTGGATCGAGAGCGACTACAAGAAGTTCGAGGCGGACACGGACTTCGACGGCGACGTCGACATCGATCTCTCGGATCGCGACGTGAACCGCTCGGTGCCGCTGCAGGCCGCGGGCGACATCATCGTTCACCACGCACTCGGCTCGGGCGAGATGCGCTACAGCGTCGGCGTCGACTGGGAAGACGAGGCGCCGTTCGTCTACAACGCGAACCAGTTCCGCCCGGATCTCGACGGCATCACGGATCGCCGCACGCTGCTCAACGCGAGCATCTCCTTCACCGACGCGGAGGACCGCTACTTCGCGCGCGTGTACGGACGCAACCTCACGGACGAGATCTATCGCGTGGGCGAGCTGCCCGTGGGCGCGCTCTGGACGATGTCCTACTACGGCGAGCCGCGCGCGTTCGGCATCGAGCTCGGCGTGAAGTTCCGCGCCGACGATTGA